From one Tsukamurella tyrosinosolvens genomic stretch:
- a CDS encoding adenylate/guanylate cyclase domain-containing protein — MKLPRLRADYGSILLGSADDSSRLTRVRVQLVITIGVIVANLIGVGLAIALATVGIPEPSIPWDAWWMNYLVVPLYIAIAFVLGATIGTVRLVRSLRWSIRREEPNAAQAKAAIVGPWRLTALQALLWGVGTVVMTVGYGTINPDLIPKIALVTGLSGVVVCAISYQITEFALRPAAAQALEAGYRAPRKGRLRMRAATAWAIGSGVPILGIFLVVLFGTFRDDTTKLDIFVAVAALAAIALLTGPLISLLNVDALIAPLRVLGGAIRRVRDGETDVAVRIFDGSDMGELQAGFNEMTSGLAERERLRDLFGRHVGRDVAESALGLGVQLGGSEQVVGVLFVDVVGSTTLARQRPATEVVELLNRFFEVIVTAVEENDGLVNKFEGDAVLAVFGAPLPHPDPAGGALRASRLIADRLPAAVPDLRAGIGVSYGVVVAGNVGAIERYEYTVIGDPVNESARLSEVAKRDTSLPVASEPAIMGAREAESQHWRFTDELELRGRDEFTRLYAPLSSRTSTSSTKVVPPTVNSRTPAVTKPDLA, encoded by the coding sequence ATGAAGCTGCCTCGGCTCCGCGCCGACTACGGGTCGATCCTCCTGGGGTCCGCCGACGACAGCTCGCGCCTGACCCGCGTGCGGGTGCAGCTGGTCATCACGATCGGCGTGATCGTCGCCAACCTCATCGGCGTCGGCCTGGCGATCGCGCTGGCCACGGTCGGCATCCCCGAACCGTCGATCCCGTGGGACGCCTGGTGGATGAACTACCTGGTGGTCCCGCTGTACATCGCGATCGCCTTCGTGCTCGGCGCGACGATCGGCACCGTCCGCCTCGTCCGGTCCCTGCGCTGGTCGATCCGCCGGGAGGAGCCGAACGCCGCGCAGGCGAAGGCGGCGATCGTCGGGCCCTGGCGCCTGACCGCCCTGCAGGCGCTCCTGTGGGGCGTCGGCACCGTCGTGATGACCGTCGGCTACGGCACCATCAACCCCGATCTGATCCCGAAGATCGCGCTGGTCACGGGCCTGTCCGGCGTGGTGGTCTGCGCGATCTCGTACCAGATCACGGAGTTCGCGCTCCGGCCCGCGGCCGCGCAGGCGCTGGAGGCCGGCTATCGCGCGCCCCGCAAGGGCAGGCTGCGGATGCGGGCCGCGACGGCCTGGGCCATCGGCTCCGGCGTCCCGATCCTGGGCATCTTCCTCGTGGTGCTGTTCGGCACCTTCCGCGACGACACCACCAAGCTCGACATCTTCGTCGCCGTCGCCGCCCTGGCCGCGATCGCGCTCCTGACCGGGCCCCTCATCTCCCTGCTCAACGTCGACGCCCTGATCGCTCCCCTGCGCGTGCTGGGCGGCGCGATCCGCCGGGTGCGCGACGGCGAGACCGACGTGGCCGTCCGGATCTTCGACGGCTCCGACATGGGCGAGCTGCAGGCCGGGTTCAACGAGATGACCTCCGGGCTCGCCGAGCGGGAGCGCCTGCGCGACCTGTTCGGCCGGCACGTGGGCCGCGACGTCGCCGAGTCGGCGCTGGGCCTCGGCGTGCAGCTCGGCGGCTCCGAGCAGGTGGTGGGCGTGCTCTTCGTCGACGTCGTCGGCTCCACGACGCTCGCGCGCCAGCGGCCGGCGACCGAGGTGGTCGAGCTGCTCAACCGGTTCTTCGAGGTCATCGTGACGGCCGTCGAGGAGAACGACGGCCTGGTCAACAAGTTCGAGGGCGACGCGGTGCTCGCGGTCTTCGGCGCGCCCCTGCCGCACCCGGACCCGGCGGGCGGCGCCCTGCGGGCCTCGCGGCTGATCGCGGACCGTCTGCCCGCCGCGGTGCCCGACCTGCGGGCCGGGATCGGCGTCTCCTACGGCGTGGTCGTCGCGGGCAACGTCGGCGCGATCGAGCGCTACGAGTACACCGTGATCGGCGACCCGGTCAACGAGTCCGCGCGCCTGTCCGAGGTCGCCAAGCGCGACACCTCGCTGCCGGTGGCGTCGGAGCCCGCGATCATGGGGGCCCGGGAGGCCGAGTCGCAGCACTGGCGGTTCACGGACGAGCTGGAGCTGCGCGGCCGCGACGAGTTCACCCGCCTCTACGCCCCGCTGTCGTCGAGGACGAGCACGTCGTCGACGAAGGTCGTGCCGCCGACGGTGAACTCCCGCACCCCCGCGGTCACGAAGCCCGATTTGGCGTAG
- a CDS encoding ArsR/SmtB family transcription factor, with protein MSKAFAALADPTRRDIVARLSDGDATLTEIAERYDVSIQAVSKHLTVLENAGLISRTRRAQARPAHLEAEVFDLMNGWIERYRRRAEQRYQRLDAVLAEMNAQENPNPTEEGAAS; from the coding sequence CTGTCCAAGGCGTTCGCGGCACTCGCGGACCCCACGCGCCGCGACATCGTCGCCCGCCTCTCGGACGGCGACGCCACGCTCACGGAGATCGCGGAGCGCTACGACGTGAGCATCCAGGCCGTCTCGAAGCACCTCACCGTGCTCGAGAACGCCGGCCTGATCAGTAGGACCCGCCGCGCCCAGGCGCGGCCCGCCCACCTGGAAGCCGAGGTCTTCGACCTCATGAACGGGTGGATCGAGCGGTACCGACGCCGCGCCGAACAGCGCTACCAGCGCCTCGACGCGGTGCTGGCCGAAATGAACGCACAAGAGAACCCCAACCCCACCGAAGAAGGAGCAGCATCATGA
- a CDS encoding SixA phosphatase family protein: MTVLALMRHGESGMSIPDEARPISANGRDQARRSAAWLAEQGLAPGHALVSSARRTVETFHAMELRCPMTATEELYECPGRRVLDEINGVPGDVDVLLVVAHFPGLPEAAAQLDPGAELPGFAPGTVVLLELDDGPAAPGSGRMLAWFTP; this comes from the coding sequence ATGACGGTGCTGGCGCTCATGCGACACGGCGAGTCGGGCATGTCGATCCCCGACGAGGCCCGCCCGATCAGCGCGAACGGCCGGGATCAGGCCCGACGGTCCGCGGCCTGGCTCGCCGAGCAGGGGCTCGCGCCGGGGCACGCGCTCGTCTCGTCGGCGCGACGCACCGTCGAGACCTTCCACGCGATGGAGCTGCGCTGCCCGATGACGGCGACCGAGGAGCTCTACGAGTGCCCCGGCCGCCGTGTTCTGGACGAGATCAACGGCGTGCCGGGCGACGTCGACGTGCTGCTGGTGGTGGCGCACTTCCCCGGCCTGCCGGAGGCGGCGGCGCAACTCGATCCGGGCGCCGAGCTCCCCGGCTTCGCGCCCGGCACCGTCGTGCTGCTGGAGCTCGACGACGGTCCGGCGGCGCCCGGTTCGGGCCGGATGCTGGCCTGGTTCACCCCGTAG
- a CDS encoding GNAT family N-acetyltransferase, with product MTAPMQARVRRAEPGEAAAVAALAARTFPLACPPTLPREHIAAFVATQLSEAEFDRHLADPAHRVLVVDGPGGPVGYALVLHGAHDEGPEALRGAPSAYLSKLYVDPDHHGGGVARALLDAVRADAAGLPVWLGVNADNARAKRFYAKSGFVTAGVREFTVGGTTFVDDVLVLDDSGA from the coding sequence ATGACCGCCCCGATGCAGGCGCGTGTGCGTCGCGCCGAGCCCGGCGAGGCCGCGGCGGTGGCAGCGCTCGCGGCGCGGACCTTCCCGCTGGCCTGCCCGCCGACGCTGCCGCGCGAGCACATCGCGGCGTTCGTGGCGACGCAGCTCAGCGAGGCCGAGTTCGACCGGCACCTGGCCGATCCCGCGCACCGGGTGCTCGTCGTCGACGGGCCGGGCGGCCCCGTCGGATACGCCCTGGTGCTGCACGGCGCGCACGACGAGGGGCCGGAGGCGCTGCGCGGCGCACCGTCGGCCTACCTGTCCAAGCTCTACGTGGACCCCGACCACCACGGCGGCGGCGTCGCCCGCGCCCTGCTCGACGCGGTCCGCGCCGACGCCGCGGGGCTGCCGGTGTGGCTGGGCGTGAACGCCGACAACGCCCGCGCCAAGCGGTTCTACGCCAAATCGGGCTTCGTGACCGCGGGGGTGCGGGAGTTCACCGTCGGCGGCACGACCTTCGTCGACGACGTGCTCGTCCTCGACGACAGCGGGGCGTAG
- the mftG gene encoding mycofactocin system GMC family oxidoreductase MftG translates to MAGGARRTADAVVVGAGSAGLAVAHALSHDRDVVLLEGGPLAAPSAATRRLTTLPLGGDRARRYAEARGRDVVRGRGLGGSAAVNGGYFLRGHRDDYADWPWPHERIAATFDRLDGGAAGGGTMRVSACRDAELGPVSAGFESHWRTSGIDSARTAPWAGAGLHRVRSNRRAGARWTVADAFPPRADGTTLLRATATALIEARGAIVGVHTTAGRIDAPEIILAAGTLGSGALLAPWTGPLTTLEHPERVVRFAPRTPLSPVPLLQAVLHTDDGLEFRCYSDDFASYIPGVERRGVPIGVADMSRPTRGVLAANGALDLGEPDEESRTRLALGVDDVVAMLRSPAFADLVEPGSIAVDPVIGMSSHTWGTLPLGERTDAGGRVDGLDGVRVVDGSVLPALLRSGPHASILAAASLIAETIRAE, encoded by the coding sequence ATGGCGGGCGGCGCGCGGCGCACCGCGGACGCGGTCGTGGTCGGCGCGGGCAGCGCCGGCCTCGCGGTCGCGCACGCCCTGAGCCACGACCGGGACGTCGTGCTCCTGGAGGGAGGCCCCCTCGCCGCTCCCTCCGCCGCGACGCGGCGCCTCACCACCCTGCCTCTCGGCGGCGACCGCGCCCGCCGGTACGCCGAGGCCCGCGGCCGAGACGTGGTGCGGGGTAGGGGACTGGGCGGCTCGGCCGCCGTCAACGGGGGCTACTTCCTCCGCGGTCACCGGGACGACTACGCCGACTGGCCGTGGCCGCACGAGCGGATCGCCGCGACGTTCGACCGCCTGGACGGCGGAGCCGCCGGCGGCGGCACCATGCGGGTCTCGGCGTGCCGGGACGCCGAACTGGGGCCGGTGTCGGCTGGATTCGAGTCCCATTGGCGTACAAGCGGGATCGACTCGGCGCGCACCGCGCCGTGGGCGGGTGCGGGACTCCATCGCGTCCGATCCAACCGGCGGGCCGGCGCGCGCTGGACCGTGGCCGACGCCTTCCCGCCCCGCGCCGACGGCACCACCCTCCTCCGCGCCACCGCGACCGCACTGATCGAAGCCCGGGGCGCGATCGTGGGCGTGCACACGACGGCGGGACGGATCGACGCCCCCGAGATCATCCTCGCGGCGGGCACGCTGGGATCGGGCGCGCTGCTCGCGCCGTGGACGGGACCACTGACCACGCTGGAGCACCCGGAACGCGTCGTCCGCTTCGCGCCGCGCACCCCGTTGTCGCCGGTCCCGCTCCTGCAGGCCGTGCTGCACACCGACGACGGGCTCGAATTCCGCTGTTATTCGGACGACTTCGCGTCCTACATCCCGGGTGTGGAGCGACGCGGGGTGCCGATCGGGGTCGCCGACATGAGCCGGCCGACGCGGGGCGTCCTCGCGGCGAACGGGGCCCTCGACCTCGGCGAGCCCGACGAGGAGTCCAGGACGCGTCTGGCGCTCGGCGTCGACGACGTCGTGGCCATGCTGCGCTCTCCCGCGTTCGCCGATCTCGTGGAACCCGGGTCGATCGCCGTCGACCCCGTGATCGGCATGTCCTCGCACACGTGGGGCACGCTCCCCCTCGGGGAGCGCACCGATGCCGGCGGGCGGGTCGACGGGCTCGACGGCGTGCGGGTCGTCGACGGCTCGGTGCTCCCGGCGCTCCTGCGGAGCGGCCCGCACGCGAGCATCCTCGCCGCGGCGTCGCTGATCGCCGAGACGATCCGCGCCGAATGA
- a CDS encoding enoyl-CoA hydratase — MTELAPVRTHIADDLGVLTLGAAGRRNPLSLATMRAATTALDGFDADPAVRVIVIRAEGPAFSAGHDLSEMVGRTLDEEREIFAACTDLMAAVHRARQPVIAQVQGMALAAGCQLVATCDLAIAASDARFSTPGVKIGLFCSTPMIPLSRAVGRKRAMQMLLTGEMINAETAVEWGLINAAVPADQLEATVADLAQRIAASSGETLAIGKRAFYDQIDRTEPDAYAAMSEVMATNAMIPDAQEGMTAFPEKRAPVWR, encoded by the coding sequence ATGACGGAGCTCGCACCGGTACGCACGCACATCGCCGACGACCTGGGGGTCCTCACCCTCGGCGCCGCCGGCCGGCGCAACCCCCTCTCGCTCGCCACGATGCGGGCGGCCACCACCGCGCTCGACGGCTTCGACGCCGACCCCGCGGTGCGGGTCATCGTGATCCGCGCCGAGGGGCCGGCGTTCTCGGCCGGGCACGACCTGAGCGAGATGGTGGGCCGCACCCTCGACGAGGAGCGGGAGATCTTCGCCGCCTGCACCGACCTGATGGCCGCGGTGCACCGCGCGCGGCAGCCCGTGATCGCCCAGGTGCAGGGCATGGCGCTGGCCGCCGGGTGCCAGCTCGTCGCGACGTGCGATCTGGCGATCGCCGCCTCCGACGCGCGGTTCTCGACGCCGGGCGTGAAGATCGGGCTGTTCTGCTCGACGCCGATGATCCCGCTCTCCCGCGCCGTCGGCCGCAAGCGCGCGATGCAGATGCTGCTCACGGGCGAGATGATCAACGCCGAGACCGCCGTCGAGTGGGGCCTGATCAACGCCGCCGTCCCCGCCGACCAGCTCGAGGCGACCGTCGCGGACCTCGCGCAGCGCATCGCCGCATCGAGCGGCGAAACGCTCGCGATCGGCAAGCGCGCCTTCTACGACCAGATCGACCGCACCGAGCCGGACGCCTACGCGGCCATGTCCGAGGTGATGGCGACCAACGCGATGATCCCGGACGCGCAGGAGGGGATGACGGCGTTCCCGGAGAAACGCGCCCCCGTCTGGCGGTGA
- a CDS encoding SRPBCC family protein — MTNVNAEAAIEASATLPSITITRDFRATPAQLHRAHTDPELYARWVGPSDIATEIVHWDARTGGSWAYNNTRGDERYSFHGSFHDVREDRIVQTFTFDEWPDAVSLETMTFEDLGDGRTRMHSVSLLDSFESRDGMLASGMEKGVNDGYAKLDRLLADGEV; from the coding sequence ATGACCAACGTCAACGCCGAGGCCGCCATCGAGGCCTCCGCCACCCTCCCCAGCATCACCATCACCCGCGACTTCCGGGCGACCCCGGCGCAGCTGCACCGCGCGCACACCGACCCCGAGCTCTACGCGCGCTGGGTGGGACCGTCGGACATCGCCACCGAGATCGTGCACTGGGACGCGCGCACCGGCGGCAGCTGGGCGTACAACAACACCCGCGGCGACGAGCGCTACTCGTTCCACGGCAGCTTCCACGACGTTCGAGAGGACCGGATCGTGCAGACCTTCACCTTCGACGAGTGGCCCGACGCGGTGTCGCTCGAGACCATGACCTTCGAGGACCTCGGCGACGGCCGCACGCGGATGCACTCGGTCTCGCTGCTCGACAGCTTCGAGAGCCGCGACGGCATGCTCGCCAGCGGCATGGAGAAGGGCGTCAACGACGGCTACGCCAAGCTCGACCGACTCCTCGCGGACGGCGAGGTGTAG
- a CDS encoding SixA phosphatase family protein translates to MDTLILLRHGKSAYPDKVKDHDRPLAPRGVRQAGLAGKAIRRFGHDVDLVLCSTAERAQATLAQAAVDAPVRHLPALYGATGTEILKIVEAERGDAATVLVVGHDPGLAEAAQILDPTFTFAKFPTSAFTVIREGHAELHIPR, encoded by the coding sequence ATGGACACCCTGATCCTGCTGCGGCACGGAAAGTCCGCGTACCCCGACAAGGTCAAGGATCACGATCGCCCGCTGGCGCCGCGCGGCGTCCGGCAGGCCGGGCTCGCCGGGAAGGCGATCCGCCGCTTCGGTCACGACGTGGACCTGGTGCTTTGCTCGACGGCCGAGCGCGCGCAGGCGACGCTGGCGCAGGCCGCCGTCGACGCGCCCGTCCGGCACCTCCCCGCGCTGTACGGCGCGACGGGCACGGAGATCCTGAAGATCGTCGAGGCGGAGCGGGGCGACGCGGCGACGGTGCTGGTCGTGGGCCACGACCCCGGGCTCGCCGAGGCGGCGCAGATCCTCGACCCCACCTTCACCTTCGCCAAGTTCCCCACCTCGGCGTTCACGGTCATCCGGGAAGGCCACGCGGAGTTGCACATCCCTCGCTAA
- a CDS encoding dihydroxyacetone kinase family protein, which yields MTHRARFENSAGSLFTDGLRGVLAAHPDAAWHDAGFVARRTPRSSGVAVVSGGGSGHEPMHVGLIGAGLLDAACPGLIFTSPNAVQVAAATRAVDTGAGVVHVVKNYTGDVMNFAVARRLVGAPDGDAPAVSTEFVLVDDDVATEDTSGPGRRGTAATVVVEKICGAAADRGLPLADVAAVGRRTAARARSMAVSFSACNVPGADAPSFDLPDGQMAFGVGIHGERARDERSATAAEEIVTDLLARILPGTGLGSGDRALVVVNNLGAVTDLETGVLFAEAVKQLAERGIEVARSLVGRFVTALDMAGASLTVVPLDDELIALWDAPTAAPGWPHAATAPSNLDPLAHARPDDSADIGEPNAWLSDFVGRVQRSVDELTELDRKAGDGDFGTNMEAALAHFPLPLRGTDGEVLEAMATSYLVRAGGTSGAVFGTFFTELGRALQADGAAFGRGVRAGLDAVVELGGARVGDKTVVDAISPAADVLDAGGSLADAAAAAAQGVAATADSTASRGRASYLGDAVIGVPDPGALVMSWLFEAAAAGR from the coding sequence GTGACTCATCGCGCGCGCTTCGAGAACTCCGCAGGTTCCCTCTTCACCGACGGGCTGCGGGGCGTCCTCGCCGCGCACCCCGACGCGGCCTGGCACGACGCGGGTTTCGTCGCCCGCCGCACGCCCCGCTCCTCCGGCGTCGCCGTGGTCTCGGGCGGCGGCTCCGGGCACGAGCCGATGCACGTCGGGCTGATCGGCGCGGGCCTCCTCGACGCCGCCTGCCCGGGCCTGATCTTCACCTCCCCCAACGCCGTGCAGGTCGCCGCGGCGACCCGCGCCGTGGACACGGGCGCCGGCGTCGTGCACGTGGTGAAGAACTACACCGGCGACGTGATGAACTTCGCCGTCGCCCGGCGCCTCGTGGGCGCCCCCGACGGCGACGCCCCGGCCGTCTCCACCGAGTTCGTGCTGGTCGACGACGACGTCGCCACCGAGGACACCTCCGGTCCCGGCCGCCGCGGCACCGCCGCCACCGTCGTGGTGGAGAAGATCTGCGGTGCGGCGGCGGACCGGGGGCTGCCGCTGGCGGACGTCGCGGCGGTCGGCCGCCGTACCGCGGCCCGGGCCCGGTCGATGGCCGTCTCGTTCTCGGCGTGCAACGTGCCCGGCGCCGACGCTCCCTCCTTCGACCTGCCCGACGGGCAGATGGCCTTCGGCGTCGGCATCCACGGCGAGCGCGCCCGCGACGAGCGGTCCGCGACCGCCGCCGAGGAGATCGTCACCGACCTGCTGGCGCGGATCCTGCCGGGCACCGGCCTCGGCTCCGGCGACCGGGCGCTGGTGGTCGTCAACAACCTCGGCGCCGTCACCGACCTCGAGACCGGCGTGCTCTTCGCCGAGGCCGTCAAGCAGCTGGCCGAGCGCGGGATCGAGGTCGCACGCTCACTGGTCGGCCGCTTCGTCACGGCGCTCGACATGGCCGGCGCCTCGCTCACGGTGGTCCCGCTGGACGACGAGCTCATCGCGCTGTGGGACGCGCCGACGGCCGCCCCGGGCTGGCCGCACGCGGCGACGGCACCGTCGAACCTGGACCCGCTCGCACACGCCCGGCCGGACGACTCGGCCGACATCGGCGAGCCGAACGCCTGGCTCTCGGACTTCGTCGGCCGCGTGCAGCGCTCGGTGGACGAGCTGACGGAGCTGGACCGCAAGGCCGGGGACGGCGACTTCGGCACCAACATGGAGGCCGCGCTCGCCCACTTCCCCCTGCCGCTACGCGGCACCGACGGCGAGGTCCTCGAGGCCATGGCGACCTCCTACCTGGTGCGGGCGGGCGGCACCTCCGGCGCCGTCTTCGGGACCTTCTTCACCGAGCTCGGGCGGGCCCTGCAAGCCGACGGCGCCGCCTTCGGCCGCGGGGTGCGGGCCGGGCTCGACGCCGTGGTCGAGCTGGGCGGCGCGCGGGTGGGCGACAAGACCGTGGTGGACGCGATCTCCCCCGCCGCCGACGTGCTCGACGCCGGGGGCTCGCTCGCGGACGCGGCCGCCGCGGCGGCGCAGGGCGTGGCTGCGACCGCAGACAGCACCGCCTCGCGCGGGCGGGCCAGCTACCTGGGCGACGCCGTCATCGGCGTGCCGGATCCCGGTGCGCTGGTGATGTCCTGGCTGTTCGAGGCCGCGGCGGCCGGCCGGTAG
- the mftF gene encoding mycofactocin biosynthesis glycosyltransferase MftF (Members of this protein family, MftF, are glycosyltransferases, members of PF00535 (glycosyl transferase family 2). The encoding gene is found as part of the mycofactocin cassette, in Mycobacterium tuberculosis, many other Actinobacteria, and occasional members of other lineages. Mycofactocin itself, a putative redox carrier, is a heavily modified derivative of the C-terminal Val-Tyr dipeptide of the mycofactocin precursor MftA (TIGR03969).), translating into MTAPESAVLPRGFTVRLDPACLRPGPRHLLGGSPMRLLTLSPAAVDLIDRAGTVTVDDAATAGLARRLLDSGVAAPVPAAQNGTGDITVVVPVRDDQAGVDRLLRAVRGLPVVVVDDGSAVPIRVPDDPAVRLLRLPENRGPAHARNRGAALADTGLVAFLDADTVPRPGWADVLRARFADPTVAVAAPRIVGLEDAPWTRPVARYAGLHSSLDLGPRPGAAQPGNPVAYVPSAAMLVRRGAFEAVGGFDPDLRVAEDVDLCWRLADAGWTVRYEPAARVGHDHRTTARALLNRRRFYGTGAAELAHRHGPHAAPVVTSIPSALAAAGVLSGTRAGAAGAVATYAWMFARLRGRLGQVPGADAVAARIVARAAWFGVHQGLAALLRHYWPATAAAALLSRRVRRRVVIAAAVEPVVTWAAAVHREPSAPHPDPVTWAVLHRLDDLAYGLGVWQGALARRDLGALRPRITR; encoded by the coding sequence ATGACCGCGCCCGAATCCGCCGTCCTGCCGCGGGGATTCACCGTCCGGCTCGACCCGGCGTGCCTGCGGCCCGGCCCGCGACACCTGCTCGGCGGCTCCCCGATGCGACTGCTCACCCTGTCGCCGGCCGCCGTGGATCTCATCGACCGCGCCGGCACCGTCACCGTCGACGACGCCGCGACCGCGGGGCTCGCCCGGCGGCTGCTGGATTCCGGCGTCGCGGCGCCGGTCCCCGCGGCGCAGAACGGAACCGGCGACATCACCGTCGTGGTACCCGTCCGCGACGACCAGGCCGGGGTCGACCGCCTGCTGCGGGCGGTGCGCGGCCTGCCGGTCGTGGTCGTCGACGACGGCTCCGCGGTCCCGATCCGCGTGCCCGACGACCCCGCGGTGCGGCTGCTGCGCCTGCCGGAGAACCGCGGACCGGCCCACGCCCGCAACCGCGGAGCCGCGCTCGCGGACACCGGCCTCGTCGCCTTCCTCGATGCGGACACCGTGCCCCGGCCTGGCTGGGCCGACGTGCTCCGCGCGCGGTTCGCCGACCCGACGGTGGCGGTCGCCGCGCCCCGCATCGTCGGCCTCGAGGACGCGCCGTGGACGCGGCCCGTCGCGCGGTACGCGGGCCTGCATTCGAGCCTCGACCTGGGCCCGCGGCCCGGCGCCGCGCAGCCGGGGAACCCCGTGGCCTACGTGCCGTCGGCGGCGATGCTGGTGCGGCGTGGCGCCTTCGAGGCCGTCGGCGGGTTCGATCCCGACCTGCGCGTCGCCGAGGACGTCGACCTGTGCTGGCGCCTCGCCGACGCCGGATGGACGGTGCGCTACGAGCCCGCCGCGCGCGTGGGGCACGACCACCGGACCACCGCGCGAGCGCTGCTGAACCGCCGCCGCTTCTACGGCACCGGTGCGGCCGAACTGGCCCATCGGCACGGACCGCACGCCGCGCCCGTGGTCACCTCGATCCCCTCGGCGCTCGCCGCCGCGGGCGTCCTCTCCGGGACGCGCGCCGGGGCCGCCGGCGCGGTGGCGACCTACGCCTGGATGTTCGCGCGGCTGCGCGGCCGCCTGGGCCAGGTGCCCGGCGCCGACGCGGTCGCGGCCCGGATCGTCGCCCGCGCAGCCTGGTTCGGCGTGCACCAGGGCCTCGCGGCGCTGCTCCGGCACTACTGGCCGGCGACCGCGGCGGCGGCGCTGCTCTCGCGCCGCGTCCGGCGCCGAGTGGTGATCGCGGCCGCGGTGGAACCCGTCGTGACGTGGGCGGCGGCGGTGCACCGGGAACCGTCGGCGCCGCACCCGGACCCGGTGACGTGGGCCGTGCTGCACCGCCTCGACGACCTCGCGTACGGCCTCGGCGTCTGGCAGGGCGCCCTGGCGCGTCGCGACCTCGGGGCCCTGCGGCCCAGGATCACCCGCTGA